The following are encoded together in the Tripterygium wilfordii isolate XIE 37 chromosome 18, ASM1340144v1, whole genome shotgun sequence genome:
- the LOC119983786 gene encoding pentatricopeptide repeat-containing protein At1g08070, chloroplastic-like, whose amino-acid sequence MEAVAPALPAKATAAITTITHFPENPRRLILKHCKTTRDLNQIHSHLVKTGLHRNPTVTENLLECAAILLPTKTMDYALSIFGEIDEPDSLAYNVMLRAFTLRESPHQALILFKKMLEKAVQPDEFTFTCALKTCSKLRALSEGKQIHAHSVKCGLVSNCFVQNTLIRMYANCGSMEVARQVFDALPERDIVAWNSLFSGYSKNGCWENVVKLFREMLELDFKFDGVTLICVLTACGKLADVELGKWIDEYISANGLEGNLNLSTALVDMYAKCGQVETARRLFNQMDQRDVVAWSAMISGYNQARRCREALDLFKVTQMENVEPNEVLLASVISSCAVLGALETGKWVHLYVKKKRIELNVTLGTALMDFYAKCGEVEDLIEVFRRMRLKNVYSWTVLIQGLANNGEGKRALDYYYSMRAKNVLPNDVTFIAVLSACSHGGLVDEGRELFLSMSKDFGIEPRMEHYGCMVDILGRAGLIEEALQFIEDMSIQPNAVIWRTLLASCRPYKNVEIAEEAVNHLVRLEPMHGGDYILLSDVYASVGKWADATRVRNEMKAKGIKKTPGCSLIELDGEIFEIFSEHRVHPQSKEIYNATEKMMTSIKTAGYIPNTAVARLDAEEKDKETAVSHHSEKLAIAFALIKTHPGATIRISKNLRVCLDCHNAIKIISKVYNREIVVRDRNRFHHFKEGQCSCKDFW is encoded by the coding sequence ATGGAGGCAGTGGCGCCTGCCCTTCCCGCCAAAGCAACAGCTGCAATAACCACCATCACCCACTTCCCAGAAAACCCAAGAAGATTAATCTTGAAACACTGCAAAACTACGAGAGACCTCAACCAAATACACTCCCATCTCGTCAAAACTGGACTCCACCGCAACCCGACCGTCACTGAGAACCTCCTTGAATGCGCTGCCATCCTACTTCCCACGAAAACCATGGACTATGCTCTCTCGATTTTTGGCGAAATCGATGAACCTGATTCGTTGGCTTATAATGTCATGCTACGAGCCTTCACATTGAGAGAGTCCCCACATCAAGCCTTAATCTTGTTCAAAAAAATGCTGGAAAAAGCTGTACAACCTGATGAATTCACATTCACTTGTGCCTTAAAAACTTGTTCCAAACTACGAGCGTTGAGCGAAGGCAAACAGATACATGCCCATTCCGTCAAGTGTGGCCTAGTTTCCAATTGTTTTGTACAGAACACTTTGATTCGTATGTATGCAAACTGTGGCAGTATGGAGGTTGCACGTCAAGTGTTCGACGCATTGCCAGAAAGGGATATTGTTGCGTGGAATTCCTTGTTTTCTGGGTATAGTAAGAATGGTTGTTGGGAGAATGTTGTGAAGCTATTTCGTGAAATGTTGGAATTGGATTTCAAATTTGATGGGGTGACATTGATATGTGTTTTGACGGCGTGCGGAAAATTAGCTGATGTGGAACTGGGGAAGTGGATTGATGAATACATAAGCGCAAATGGACTTGAGGGGAATCTTAATTTATCAACTGCATTGGTTGATATGTATGCTAAATGCGGTCAGGTGGAGACTGCACGAAGATTATTCAACCAAATGGATCAAAGGGATGTTGTTGCATGGAGTGCCATGATTTCTGGGTATAACCAAGCAAGGCGATGTAGGGAGGCACTTGATCTTTTCAAAGTGACGCAAATGGAGAATGTCGAACCTAACGAGGTACTGTTGGCGAGTGTGATTTCTTCTTGTGCGGTACTTGGAGCCCTAGAAACTGGTAAATGGGTTCACCTGTATgtaaagaagaagaggattgaGCTGAATGTTACCCTTGGTACTGCACTAATGGACTTCTATGCCAAATGCGGGGAAGTTGAGGATCTTATTGAAGTGTTTCGTAGGATGCGTCTGAAAAATGTATATTCTTGGACAGTGCTAATTCAAGGTCTTGCTAATAATGGAGAGGGTAAAAGAGCTCTCGACTACTACTATTCGATGAGGGCAAAAAATGTTCTACCAAATGATGTGACTTTCATTGCTGTACTTTCTGCTTGTAGTCACGGAGGGCTAGTCGACGAGGGTCGTGAACTCTTTCTCAGTATGAGTAAAGATTTTGGGATTGAACCTCGGATGGAGCATTATGGTTGCATGGTAGACATTCTTGGAAGAGCTGGATTGATTGAAGAGGCATTACAGTTTATAGAAGACATGTCTATCCAACCCAATGCAGTTATCTGGAGAACATTGCTGGCTTCATGCAGACCTTATAAAAACGTTGAAATTGCAGAAGAAGCAGTGAACCACCTGGTGAGATTGGAACCAATGCACGGTGGGGATTACATACTTCTATCTGATGTTTATGCATCGGTTGGCAAGTGGGCGGATGCAACGAGAGtgagaaatgaaatgaaagcaAAAGGGATCAAGAAGACTCCTGGTTGTAGCTTGATTGAGTTGGAtggagaaatttttgaaattttttctgAACACCGCGTGCATCCACAATCCAAGGAGATCTACAATGCAACTGAAAAAATGATGACATCCATCAAGACAGCCGGCTATATACCCAACACTGCCGTTGCCAGACTAGACGCGGAAGAGAAGGATAAAGAAACCGCAGTATCTCACCATAGTGAGAAGCTGGCTATTGCCTTTGCACTCATCAAAACTCATCCTGGAGCTACAATTCGAATATCAAAGAATTTAAGAGTTTGTTTGGACTGCCACAATGCAATAAAGATAATCTCTAAGGTATACAACAGAGAAATTGTTGTTAGGGATCGGAATCGTTTCCATCATTTCAAAGAAGGGCAGTGTTCCTGTAAAGACTTTTGGTAA
- the LOC119983841 gene encoding pachytene checkpoint protein 2 homolog, whose amino-acid sequence MEPTAESLNPQEMTIPMEVTESNPSVGAQVTTPNGIAESTVTEPSLTLTEDKYLVSVEVRLKPSSTARTEDVRLAVERMLEKRSLSYVDGAIPVPPDDPFLLDNVESICICDTEEWVNNHDILLFWQVKPVVHVFQLSEEGPCEELSGDGQLSSFNEWILPAKEFDGLWESLIYESGLKQRLLRYAASALLFTEKAVNPFLVSWNRIVLLHGPPGTGKTSLCKALAQKLSIRFSLRYPQCQLIEVNAHSLFSKWFSESGKLVAKLFQKIQEMVEEENNLVFVLIDEVESLAAARKAALSGSEPSDSIRVVNALLTQMDKLKSSPNVIILTTSNITAAIDIAFVDRADIKAYVGPPTLQARYEILRSCFHELMRTGIISTNKEDGHLIFPNYATMKEKLSMPELQVVEAPLHLCKQLLEVAEACEGLSGRSLRKLPFLAHSALTNPYSCNISRFLCTMMDSAKRERSEVPE is encoded by the exons ATGGAGCCCACGGCGGAGTCCCTAAATCCCCAGGAAATGACTATTCCCATGGAGGTCACCGAATCTAACCCCTCTGTGGGTGCCCAAGTTACCACCCCAAATGGAATCGCAGAATCCACCGTAACCGAACCGTCTCTGACTCTTACCGAAGATAAATACCTTGTTTCAG TTGAAGTCCGCTTAAAACCCTCTAGCACAGCTCGCACCGAGGACGTCCGGTTAGCTGTTGAAAG AATGCTTGAAAAGAGGAGTTTGAGCTATGTTGATGGAGCTATTCCAGTGCCTCCTGATGATCCctttcttttggacaatgtcgAAAGCATTTGTATATGTGACACAG AGGAATGGGTGAATAACCATGATATCCTTTTATTTTGGCAAGTCAAACCTGTTGTTCATGTCTTTCAG CTTAGTGAGGAAGGTCCATGTGAGGAATTGAGTGGGGATGGCCAACTTTCTAGCTTTAATGAATGGATTCTGCCTGCAAAGGAATTTGATGGCTTGTGGGAAAG CTTGATTTATGAATCTGGTCTCAAACAGAGGTTGTTGCGCTATGCAGCAAGTGCTTTACTTTTCACTGAAAAGGCTGTCAATCCTTTCCTTGTTTCCTGGAACAG AATTGTTCTTTTACATGGTCCTCCAGGAACGGGGAAGACGTCATTGTGTAAAGCATTGGCTCAAAAACTATCTATACGATTTAGCTTGAG ATATCCACAGTGCCAATTGATCGAAGTTAATGCGCATTCTTTGTTTAGTAAATGGTTCTCTGAAAGTGGCAAGTTG GTTGCAAAACTTTTTCAAAAAATCCAAGAAATGGTAGAGGAAGAAAACAATCTGGTATTTGTTTTGATTG ATGAAGTTGAAAGCCTTGCTGCTGCTAGAAAGGCTGCTTTATCTGGCTCTGAACCTTCTGATTCTATTCGG GTTGTTAATGCTTTACTAACGCAAATGGACAAGTTGAAATCGTCACCAAATGTGATTATTCTCACCACATCCAATATAACTGCTGCCATTG ACATAGCTTTTGTTGATCGAGCTGATATCAAGGCATATGTTGGTCCACCAACTCTGCAAGCTCGGTATGAAATTTTGCGATCCTGCTTCCATGAACTTATGAGGACAGGAATCATATCGACCAATAAG GAAGATGGCCACCTCATTTTTCCAAATTATGCAACTATGAAAGAGAAGCTGAGTATGCCTGAGCTCCAGGTAGTTGAAGCGCCACTTCATTTGTGTAAACAGCTGCTTGAAGTTGCAGAAGCATGTGAG gGATTGAGCGGAAGATCATTAAGAAAACTCCCATTCTTAGCACATTCAGCGCTTACCAACCCTTATTCCTGTAACATCAGCAGATTCTTATGTACGATGATGGATTCTGCAAAAAGGGAACGTTCTGAGGTACCTGAATGA